A section of the Neorhizobium galegae bv. orientalis str. HAMBI 540 genome encodes:
- a CDS encoding MBL fold metallo-hydrolase, with the protein MAEDVTFDMEFTPSYGVPVKVAEGVQRLTVNNPSPFTFHGTNSYIVGGSSVAVIDPGPENEAHFEALMAALKGREVTHIFISHTHRDHSPLARRLSQETGAPTVAEGPHRASRPLHAGEVNPFAESADTGFVPDIIAADGQVIEGDGWALSAVHTPGHTANHSAFALEGTGVLFSADHVMAWATTIVAPPDGSMADFMASIEKLLPREDRIFFPGHGGPVKEPGSFLRGLRTHRRMRERAVLERIKAGDRLIPDMVKVIYASTDPRLHGAAALSVLAHLEDLVEKGRVLTEGPPSLTGAYWPA; encoded by the coding sequence ATGGCGGAAGACGTTACCTTCGATATGGAATTCACTCCTTCCTACGGCGTGCCGGTCAAGGTGGCCGAAGGCGTGCAGCGGCTGACCGTCAACAATCCCTCGCCCTTCACCTTTCACGGCACCAATAGCTATATCGTCGGCGGCTCGTCGGTGGCGGTCATCGATCCGGGCCCGGAAAACGAGGCGCATTTCGAAGCGTTGATGGCAGCGCTGAAGGGCCGCGAGGTCACCCATATCTTCATCAGCCACACGCACCGCGACCACTCGCCGCTTGCCCGTCGGCTGAGCCAGGAGACCGGGGCGCCGACCGTTGCCGAAGGCCCGCACCGGGCCTCGCGGCCGCTACATGCGGGCGAAGTCAACCCGTTCGCCGAAAGCGCCGACACCGGCTTCGTGCCCGATATCATAGCTGCCGACGGCCAGGTGATCGAGGGCGACGGTTGGGCGCTGTCGGCCGTGCATACACCGGGTCACACAGCCAACCATTCCGCTTTCGCATTGGAGGGAACCGGCGTGCTGTTTTCCGCCGATCACGTCATGGCCTGGGCGACGACGATCGTCGCGCCGCCGGATGGATCCATGGCGGATTTCATGGCCTCGATCGAAAAACTGCTGCCGCGGGAGGACCGGATCTTCTTTCCGGGCCATGGCGGACCGGTGAAGGAACCGGGCTCGTTCCTGCGGGGGCTTCGCACCCATCGGCGTATGCGCGAACGCGCCGTGCTGGAGCGCATCAAGGCCGGCGATAGGCTGATCCCCGACATGGTCAAGGTGATCTATGCCAGCACCGATCCGCGCCTGCATGGAGCGGCGGCCCTTTCCGTGCTTGCGCATCTGGAAGACCTGGTCGAGAAAGGCCGCGTGCTGACCGAGGGTCCACCGTCGCTCACGGGTGCTTACTGGCCGGCTTGA
- a CDS encoding GNAT family N-acetyltransferase → MNQVTVLAVPVFSTLCNEGFRLRREVFIVEQNVPADMEFDADDLTAFHFVAVVSGEVCGTLRAIYAEDYVKIGRVAVTSPWRGKGVASAMIRAAMEAHGQARGNRFHLAAQSDKISMYERFGFKAYGEEFFDVGIPHYDMKNF, encoded by the coding sequence ATGAACCAAGTCACCGTTCTCGCCGTGCCCGTCTTCAGCACGCTCTGCAACGAGGGTTTCCGCCTTCGCCGCGAAGTCTTCATCGTCGAACAGAACGTGCCCGCGGACATGGAATTCGATGCCGACGACCTGACCGCCTTCCACTTCGTGGCCGTCGTCTCGGGTGAGGTCTGCGGCACGCTGCGGGCCATCTATGCGGAAGATTATGTCAAGATCGGCCGGGTCGCGGTCACCAGCCCGTGGCGCGGCAAGGGTGTCGCCAGCGCCATGATCCGCGCCGCCATGGAAGCGCATGGGCAAGCCCGCGGCAACCGCTTTCATCTGGCGGCCCAGAGCGACAAGATCTCCATGTACGAACGTTTCGGTTTCAAGGCCTATGGCGAAGAATTCTTCGACGTCGGCATTCCCCACTACGACATGAAGAATTTCTGA
- a CDS encoding VOC family protein, with product MPRLDHVNIHTRDADAMVAFLGKVLGAEEGYRPPFSDPGRWLYLDGHPFIHLSIVTRGEDFPPGMFNHVAFGFYDHDAAIERITATGYRFEHDAIPDTDIGQIFVYGPEGLKIELQYRR from the coding sequence ATGCCGCGCTTGGACCACGTCAATATTCATACGCGCGACGCCGACGCGATGGTCGCGTTCCTGGGCAAGGTGCTCGGAGCCGAGGAAGGCTACCGGCCGCCCTTTTCCGACCCCGGCCGCTGGCTTTATCTCGACGGCCATCCTTTCATTCATCTGAGCATCGTCACCCGTGGCGAAGATTTTCCGCCCGGCATGTTCAACCACGTGGCTTTCGGCTTTTACGATCACGACGCCGCCATCGAGCGGATCACGGCGACAGGTTACCGCTTCGAACACGACGCCATACCCGATACCGATATCGGCCAGATCTTCGTCTATGGCCCGGAAGGCCTGAAGATCGAGCTGCAATACCGCCGGTGA
- a CDS encoding DUF1499 domain-containing protein, with amino-acid sequence MPVRFVRPVSHSAYTARRLAFSALALFVIAALAHRFGPLATPDFLALLFLSAAIAAVSVPLSLIGLMRLWQVGASGGVAATKGLIYAAVPLAVVATGAFYYFTLPPLYDISTDIADPPPWVAEPKASQKWLPRATVITPADRRVQFAAYPGLTGRRYEGALDRVYQGVQKAVLSARIAITKKEGVELIAPDISQRPAPQDEQAPVPDVAPIPLPRPEPSLAPVFVNSGDVLLQGEARTLILGLRFDLVIRLREEAETTSVDIRVASRYGPHDLGMSQAIAEDFLDRLDTELLGIAGN; translated from the coding sequence ATGCCCGTCCGTTTTGTCCGGCCCGTTTCCCATTCGGCCTATACGGCCCGCAGGCTGGCCTTCTCGGCTCTGGCGCTGTTCGTGATCGCCGCGCTGGCACATCGTTTCGGTCCCCTGGCGACCCCGGATTTTCTGGCGCTGCTCTTTCTTTCCGCAGCAATCGCCGCCGTTTCCGTGCCTCTGTCGCTGATCGGCCTGATGCGGCTCTGGCAGGTCGGCGCGAGCGGCGGTGTTGCGGCGACGAAAGGGCTGATCTATGCGGCGGTTCCGCTCGCCGTGGTGGCGACCGGCGCCTTCTATTATTTCACCCTGCCGCCGCTCTACGACATTTCCACCGATATTGCCGACCCGCCGCCATGGGTCGCTGAGCCGAAAGCCAGCCAGAAATGGCTGCCGCGCGCGACGGTGATCACGCCTGCCGATCGGCGGGTCCAGTTCGCCGCCTATCCCGGCCTTACAGGCAGGCGTTACGAGGGCGCGCTCGACCGCGTCTACCAGGGTGTGCAGAAGGCGGTGCTTTCCGCCCGCATCGCGATCACGAAGAAGGAAGGCGTCGAGTTGATCGCGCCGGATATCTCCCAGCGCCCCGCGCCGCAGGACGAACAGGCGCCGGTGCCGGACGTGGCGCCGATCCCGCTGCCGCGCCCGGAACCCTCGCTCGCACCGGTTTTCGTCAATTCCGGCGACGTCCTGCTGCAGGGCGAGGCCCGCACCCTGATCCTTGGCCTGCGTTTCGACCTCGTCATCCGGCTAAGGGAAGAGGCCGAGACGACCTCGGTCGATATCCGAGTCGCCTCGCGCTACGGCCCACACGATCTGGGAATGAGCCAGGCGATCGCCGAGGATTTTCTCGACCGGCTCGATACCGAACTTCTGGGGATCGCCGGGAACTAA
- the ppdK gene encoding pyruvate, phosphate dikinase: protein MSKWVYRFGGGEAEGRAADVERLGGKGANLAEMASLGLPVPPGLTIVADACVFYFNNNRTIPDDLKTQVLEGITVIEGQTGRVFGGKAKPLLLSVRSGARASMPGMMDTVLNLGLNDETVQALGHDAGDARFAWDSYRRFIQMYADVVMGLDHEIFEEILEDEKARLGHDYDTDLSAVEWQHIVSLYKRMIEDELDTSFPQDPHVQLWGAIRAVFSSWMNPRAVTYRMLHRIPEEWGTAVNVQTMVFGNLGSSSATGVAFTRNPSTGERELYGEFLVNAQGEDVVAGIRTPQSITEEGRIASGSEKPSMEKLMPEAFAEFRAICDRLEIHYRDMQDLEFTIERGKLWMLQTRSGKRTTRAAMKIAVDMVEEGVITEEEAVCRIEPPSLDQLLHPTIDPRVERHVVGSGLPASPGAATGEIVFTAEEAVEAEHEGRKVILVRIETSPEDIHGMHAAEGILTTRGGMTSHAAVVARGMGIPCVVGAGSMRVDMRNELLIGGGGVTLKRGDTVTIDGSSGQVLKGAVPMIQPALSGDFGKLMAWADKTRRMTVRTNADTPQDARAARSFGAEGIGLCRTEHMFFEGDRIHVMREMILAEDEKGRRAALGKLLPMQRSDFIELFSIMHGLPVTIRLLDPPLHEFLPKTEAEIAEVAKAMAMPPAFLARRIDAIHEFNPMLGHRGCRLAISYPEIAEMQARAIFEAAVEAGKLTGEPVELEIMVPLVSLRKELDYVKGVIDRVAEDVAKETGVPIAYLAGTMIELPRAAIRAHVIAETAEFFSFGTNDLTQTTFGMSRDDAAAFIPTYQRKGIIEHDPFISLDFDGVGELIQMAAERGRRTRNDLKLGICGEHGGDPASIRFCENADLDYVSCSPFRVPIARLAAAQAAIERRKG from the coding sequence ATGTCGAAATGGGTCTATCGCTTCGGCGGCGGCGAGGCGGAGGGCCGCGCCGCGGATGTCGAGCGGCTGGGCGGCAAGGGCGCCAATCTCGCCGAGATGGCAAGCCTTGGCCTGCCCGTTCCTCCGGGACTTACCATCGTCGCCGATGCCTGCGTTTTCTATTTCAACAACAACAGAACCATTCCCGATGACCTGAAGACGCAGGTTCTCGAGGGGATAACCGTCATTGAAGGCCAGACCGGGCGCGTCTTCGGCGGCAAGGCCAAGCCTCTGCTGCTGTCGGTGCGGTCCGGTGCGCGCGCCTCCATGCCGGGCATGATGGATACCGTCCTCAACCTCGGCCTCAACGACGAGACCGTGCAGGCGCTCGGGCACGATGCCGGCGATGCGCGCTTTGCCTGGGACAGCTACCGCCGCTTCATCCAGATGTATGCCGATGTGGTCATGGGCCTCGACCATGAGATATTCGAGGAGATCCTGGAAGACGAAAAAGCCCGCCTCGGCCATGACTACGATACCGATCTTTCGGCGGTCGAGTGGCAGCATATCGTCAGCCTCTACAAGAGGATGATCGAGGACGAGCTGGACACCAGCTTTCCGCAGGATCCGCACGTGCAGCTCTGGGGCGCCATCCGCGCCGTCTTTTCGAGCTGGATGAACCCGCGCGCCGTGACCTACCGCATGCTCCACCGCATTCCGGAAGAATGGGGCACTGCCGTCAACGTCCAGACCATGGTGTTCGGCAATCTCGGCTCGTCGTCTGCGACCGGCGTCGCCTTCACCCGCAACCCCTCGACCGGCGAACGGGAGCTCTACGGCGAATTCCTGGTCAATGCCCAGGGTGAGGATGTCGTCGCCGGCATCCGCACGCCGCAATCGATCACCGAGGAAGGGCGTATCGCCTCCGGCTCCGAAAAGCCGTCGATGGAAAAGCTGATGCCGGAGGCGTTCGCCGAGTTCAGGGCGATTTGCGACCGGCTGGAAATCCACTACCGCGACATGCAGGACCTCGAATTCACCATCGAGCGCGGCAAGCTGTGGATGTTGCAGACACGCTCCGGCAAGCGCACCACCCGTGCAGCGATGAAGATCGCCGTCGACATGGTGGAGGAGGGCGTCATCACCGAGGAGGAGGCCGTGTGCCGCATCGAGCCGCCCTCGCTCGACCAGCTTCTCCATCCGACCATCGATCCGCGCGTCGAGCGCCACGTGGTCGGCTCCGGCCTGCCCGCTTCCCCGGGAGCTGCCACCGGCGAGATCGTCTTTACCGCCGAGGAGGCGGTCGAGGCGGAGCACGAAGGCCGCAAGGTCATCCTGGTGCGCATCGAAACCAGCCCGGAAGACATCCACGGCATGCACGCCGCCGAAGGCATTCTCACCACTCGCGGCGGCATGACCAGCCATGCGGCCGTCGTCGCCCGCGGCATGGGCATTCCCTGCGTCGTCGGTGCCGGATCGATGCGCGTCGACATGCGCAACGAACTGCTGATCGGCGGTGGCGGCGTGACGCTGAAGCGCGGCGACACGGTTACGATAGACGGTTCGTCCGGCCAGGTGCTGAAAGGCGCGGTGCCGATGATCCAGCCGGCGCTGTCGGGCGATTTCGGCAAGCTTATGGCCTGGGCCGACAAGACCCGCCGCATGACCGTGCGCACGAACGCCGATACGCCGCAGGACGCCCGCGCCGCCCGCTCCTTCGGGGCCGAAGGCATCGGCCTCTGCCGCACCGAGCACATGTTCTTCGAAGGCGACCGTATCCATGTGATGCGCGAGATGATCCTCGCCGAGGACGAGAAGGGCCGCCGCGCGGCGCTCGGAAAACTCCTGCCGATGCAACGCTCGGATTTCATCGAGCTGTTTTCGATCATGCACGGCCTGCCGGTGACGATCCGCCTGCTCGATCCGCCGCTGCACGAATTCCTGCCGAAGACGGAAGCAGAGATCGCCGAGGTCGCCAAGGCGATGGCGATGCCGCCAGCCTTCCTCGCCCGCCGCATCGACGCCATCCACGAGTTCAACCCGATGCTCGGCCACCGCGGCTGCCGGCTGGCGATCTCCTATCCTGAAATTGCCGAAATGCAGGCGCGCGCCATTTTCGAGGCGGCGGTCGAGGCCGGAAAGCTGACCGGCGAACCGGTCGAACTGGAAATCATGGTGCCGCTCGTCAGCCTGCGCAAGGAACTGGATTATGTGAAGGGCGTCATCGACCGCGTCGCCGAGGATGTCGCAAAGGAAACCGGCGTTCCGATCGCCTATCTCGCCGGCACCATGATCGAGCTGCCGCGCGCCGCCATCCGCGCCCATGTGATCGCCGAAACGGCCGAGTTCTTCTCCTTCGGCACCAACGATCTGACCCAGACGACCTTCGGCATGTCGCGCGACGATGCGGCCGCTTTCATCCCGACCTATCAGAGGAAGGGCATCATCGAGCACGACCCGTTCATCTCGCTCGATTTCGATGGCGTCGGCGAACTCATCCAGATGGCCGCCGAGCGCGGCCGCCGGACCCGCAACGACCTGAAGCTCGGCATCTGCGGCGAACACGGCGGCGACCCCGCCTCGATCCGATTCTGCGAGAATGCCGACCTCGACTACGTCTCCTGCTCGCCCTTCCGCGTGCCGATCGCCCGCCTTGCGGCAGCCCAGGCGGCGATCGAAAGGAGGAAGGGATGA
- a CDS encoding type II toxin-antitoxin system RelE/ParE family toxin, giving the protein MVRRIVEAVSMLAWHPKVGRLTSDGDTRRLTIAGTPYIAFYRLRERAEILAIFHTSRKWPDHLK; this is encoded by the coding sequence GTGGTTCGCCGCATCGTGGAAGCTGTTTCCATGCTGGCGTGGCACCCGAAAGTCGGCCGACTGACTTCGGATGGAGATACACGGCGCCTCACCATTGCCGGCACCCCCTATATCGCGTTTTATCGTCTTCGCGAACGGGCGGAGATACTGGCCATATTTCACACGTCCCGAAAATGGCCGGACCATCTGAAATAG
- the ligD gene encoding non-homologous end-joining DNA ligase: MPKPPSDPRWVFEVKWDGYRVQIRKDHDDVRIFTRPGHDWTKRFPAIAEAVRALPVGSVIIDGEAVVLDDMGRSDYNALVSDLGGPTSGKASHNSILMAFDLLYFDGHSLIGVEESSRRHLLEDMVSPEEIGPIRLSQEIDGDGADIFRAASEHGLEGIIAKDRDAPYRSGRSGDWKKIKCIASDGFVILGYEPGSGYGGIGRLLIAAFDNGKLRYVGGVGTGLSSRSAAILRAEMDKIVVSKPSAPTGRKREAVWLKPVLIAEIEYRGWTGDQKLRHASYKGLRDPDENGEVFQLRR, from the coding sequence ATGCCAAAGCCTCCCAGCGATCCCCGATGGGTCTTCGAAGTCAAATGGGACGGATACAGAGTTCAGATTCGCAAGGACCATGACGACGTTCGCATCTTTACGCGCCCAGGTCATGACTGGACCAAGAGATTTCCTGCCATCGCTGAGGCTGTCAGGGCCCTTCCAGTAGGGTCCGTCATCATCGACGGCGAGGCCGTTGTCCTAGATGATATGGGGAGGTCTGACTACAACGCCCTCGTCAGCGACCTGGGAGGACCGACCAGCGGCAAGGCGTCTCACAACTCGATCCTGATGGCGTTCGACCTCCTTTATTTCGACGGGCATTCACTTATCGGTGTCGAGGAATCCAGCCGTCGACACCTCCTGGAAGACATGGTTTCGCCAGAGGAGATCGGCCCCATTCGCCTGTCACAGGAAATTGATGGCGACGGTGCTGACATCTTCCGTGCTGCCAGCGAACACGGACTGGAAGGCATCATCGCCAAGGACCGGGATGCTCCTTATCGATCCGGCCGCAGCGGCGACTGGAAGAAGATCAAGTGCATCGCGTCAGACGGCTTCGTAATCCTGGGGTATGAGCCCGGCTCTGGATACGGCGGCATCGGTCGCTTGCTGATAGCGGCGTTTGATAATGGCAAGCTTCGATATGTCGGTGGCGTGGGAACCGGACTGTCGTCAAGGTCGGCGGCGATCTTGCGTGCTGAGATGGATAAGATCGTCGTATCGAAACCATCTGCTCCGACGGGTCGAAAGCGGGAGGCCGTGTGGCTGAAGCCGGTACTGATCGCTGAGATCGAATACAGGGGCTGGACCGGTGATCAGAAGCTCCGGCATGCGAGCTATAAAGGACTTCGGGACCCGGATGAAAATGGTGAAGTTTTTCAGCTTCGGAGGTGA
- a CDS encoding N-acetylmuramidase family protein, with amino-acid sequence MSLFDLFGKSESSIDEQPDWRQSVEDCLGGEEASCTWVETTASALPFNFIGSHLEMSAGAWVKAAALLSVTEAHVRAVASVEALGSGYLASGRPKILFEAHKFSASTSRRYDSSHPNISSKTWNQKLYGGGGEHQYARLAEAMKLHETAALASSSWGAFQILGSNFEPAGYPSVQAFVYAACQSEDEQLFSFCAFVKANPTMHKALKAKDWAGFASRYNGSGYKANAYDTKLSAAFKKFGGK; translated from the coding sequence GTGTCGTTATTCGATCTATTCGGAAAAAGTGAAAGCTCAATTGACGAGCAGCCGGATTGGCGTCAGTCGGTAGAAGACTGTCTTGGCGGTGAAGAAGCCTCCTGTACCTGGGTCGAGACCACTGCCTCGGCGCTCCCATTTAACTTCATCGGCAGTCACCTGGAGATGTCCGCAGGTGCCTGGGTGAAGGCCGCCGCGCTACTATCCGTCACCGAAGCTCACGTCCGTGCCGTCGCATCGGTCGAAGCTCTGGGTTCCGGATATCTCGCCAGCGGTCGCCCCAAAATCCTTTTCGAAGCTCACAAGTTCTCGGCCTCGACCAGCAGGAGATACGACAGCTCTCATCCGAACATCAGCTCCAAGACCTGGAATCAGAAGCTCTACGGCGGCGGCGGTGAACACCAGTACGCAAGGCTTGCTGAGGCGATGAAGCTCCACGAGACAGCCGCTCTCGCCTCTTCCAGCTGGGGTGCCTTCCAAATCCTTGGCAGCAACTTCGAGCCTGCTGGATATCCATCAGTCCAGGCTTTCGTCTATGCCGCCTGTCAGTCCGAGGACGAGCAGCTCTTTAGCTTCTGCGCATTCGTGAAAGCAAACCCCACTATGCACAAGGCGCTGAAGGCCAAGGACTGGGCCGGGTTTGCCAGCAGATACAATGGCAGCGGCTATAAGGCCAACGCATACGATACGAAGCTGTCAGCCGCCTTCAAGAAGTTTGGAGGTAAGTGA